GGAACCATATGTTGCGCTGCTGAGCAGCGATTTAGCTGGCAAACTATTTGACGTCCTTCCATTTGGTTCGTCCTCTTATGCTGGTTCGATTGAGCAAGGATTTGCGCCAGCTATTCGTAGGGAGATTGAGATTATTGAAACGATTTCTAATATGCTTCCACATGATGGTCGCTTCAAGTATCACAGGGAAGTATTGAGCGATATTATCCGCAGAAAAGAGCGGGAAATCGATGAAGAGAGGTGGCGGAGCTTCCACGAGACGCTTTAATCAAGTGTGTCCTAGAGAGATGAGCATGGTTGAGCGTTATATCTCCGTCCGAATGTCGGCCGTGCACTCTCACGCGCACCGCTCGAAGACGCGGTCGTTGTGGTAGTGGATGAAGTCGAGGCTCGGCCAAGTTGACTCGTTGCTGTCCGGCAGGGCGATCTTCCTCCCGTCGAAGGCGTAGAGCCACTGGTCGTTCGTGGGCGTGTGCGGCACGCGCGAGGAGATCACGACGCGGTAGCGGTCGTCGAGCGTGATGAGGCCGCGGTCGAAGGCGCGGTCGTGCAGGGCGTTCAGCAAAAGGCCGTTCGAAGACATGAGACGCTCGCTCGGCGTGGCCGCCGCCCACGGCTTGATGTGGCTCGCCGTGAGCAGGGCGGGAATGTCGATGCCCGTGAGACAGCAGGTGCCGCCGTAGTTGGCAAGAAGCACGCTGCGGAAGTAGCCCTGGTTGACGCGCGTGCGAACCTGCTCAACACGTTCCAGCCCGAGCTGCCGAGGCCGACTGGGGCGAGAAGAACCCGAGGCCTCGATCTCTCCGTCGTAGGAGATTCGAATCCCGATCTGCTCGAGCTCCCACATCGCTTCGGACATGGTTGCGTCCGGATCGGCGAGGTACTCACTTATGACTTGTCGGTCCATTCCTGCGGCATTGATGAAGCCGAGGCCAGTCCGGTTTGGGTCGCACGCCTTGAGGTTTGCAATCTTGAAGCAGACAGCAGACTCCGTGCGCCCGATCTCTCCGGCAAGAAGCCGGATCTCGGTATCGCTGTCGTCCCAGTTCTTCCGGGGAAGGGGAGGGCACAGGTAGAAGGCGAGCGCCATGAGGGTCTCTTGACGTGACCAGTTCCTGCGGGACATCGCTCCTCCTACCTTCATCTGGGCTCAGAATGCCAGGAAGACTCGATTGCTCATCGAAGCCTTCTGTTCTGCGGGGCCGCTTGAAGCGTAGCCCTCTATTCGTTTGGAAGAAGATAGAGCGCCTCCGAGTCGGCGGCAATTGCCAAAGGCTTCTCGCGTAAAGAGGCGAGGGACTCGACTCCTTGCTGTAGAGGGAGTACCTCAGGAGAGCTCATGCTGCGCAGTTGAGCCATGAGGGAATCGGTGATTCCCTCATTGAATTTGCCGATCTCTTCCCCAGCGCCCTTGAGTGCTTCGTCAACAGGGGTTGCCTCTCCGAGAGGTGTCTGCGAAAGAAATCCGCCGAGCGCTTTACCAGCATCAGCAATACCGCCCAGTACAGCAGAGTCAAGCGAGTTGCGGGCGCCCTCTTCAACGGCGTTATAGCACTCGGTATAGAGCTCGCGATACGCGAGGCCATGGGCGGAGATGCGCTCGGACACAGAGTGCAGGTAGGCAGCGTCGTTGTTTCTGCTTAGAAGAGGCTCGAGGAACGATGAGAGGGCGTGGGTGTAGACTGCGAGACGGTATTCAGCAAGATGGTCAACAAGCTCGGAGAGACGAGCCTCTACGGATGCCCTTATCTCGATGGGACCTCCGTTGAGCTTTCCTCTGATCTGAGCTCGTTGAAGCGTTGCGATGGCATCAGCCTGCTTTCTGATTTCGAGCACCTGTGCATGCGAGCTCTGCATGAAGGTGTCGTTCGACCAGTTGAAGCGATAGTCCCGAGCAATGTCGGCAAGGGCCTGGAGAGCTCCGCGAAGTTCGGCTTTGTCTCGCTGCCGTAGGTACTCGAACATCTCTTCCTGCGTGTGCTGAATCGAGTCGAGCTTCTGCGACACGACCATGAGAGTGGCAGCCATCATGAGCGTTACGGGGTCAACGACGACGGCGGTAGCCTGCGCAGCCTCGGCAACATGGAGGCGCGCCTGACCAAAGCCTTTTATTGGATCTCGGAAAGAGCCGAGAAGCCCGGACCCATCATTGAATGCTTGTAATACAGCAGGAGGAATCGGATTGCCGGCGACGTCAGTGACTGTGAAAAGGACCGGTGCCGCAGCTGAAGCAACGGCGGGAGCGAGTGCGCTGGCCAGTGAGGGTAGCCCAAGTCCAAGAGCTGGCAACTGGTCAAAGGGGATGCGAAGAGCATCATCAGTCTTAACCTCGATATCGGTCGGAACGAGGCCAAGGACAAGCTCGTCAGGCTTCTGGATGCTCTTCTTCTCACACATGATTTACCTCTCAACTCACTTGATGTTTACGGGATTTTGCTTGGGTCTCCACACGAACCGTTATGAGAGAATTATGTCAGCAATCTGAGCTCGCGATATTGAGGGGACAAAAGATGTCTGCCAAGCTTCCGCTTAGTGAGATTGAGCAGGTACGACTTCGAGATATATGGCCTTACGAGGCGAACGACTTCACTACGTGGCTTGCCGTTCCAAAAAACCTTTCCAAGCTCGGAAATGCGTGTGGTATAGAGTTGGAGCCCTACGAAACCGAGAGCGCGGTGGGCACCTTCTCGGTGGATATCTTTGCTCGAGAACTTGATACCGAGCGACCGGTTGTCATCGAGAATCAATTGGAGGACACCAATCACGACCATCTTGGCAAGCTCATAACGTACGCGGCTGGCAAGGACGCTGGCATCATCATCTGGGTTGTTAAGAGGGCCCGCGGTCCGCATCGCAAGGCAATCGAGTGGCTAAACAATCACACAGATGGGGGCTGTGCGTTCTTCCTGGTTGAAGTCGAGGCCTGGCGAATCGACCAATCTA
Above is a genomic segment from Olsenella timonensis containing:
- a CDS encoding HNH endonuclease, which codes for MSRRNWSRQETLMALAFYLCPPLPRKNWDDSDTEIRLLAGEIGRTESAVCFKIANLKACDPNRTGLGFINAAGMDRQVISEYLADPDATMSEAMWELEQIGIRISYDGEIEASGSSRPSRPRQLGLERVEQVRTRVNQGYFRSVLLANYGGTCCLTGIDIPALLTASHIKPWAAATPSERLMSSNGLLLNALHDRAFDRGLITLDDRYRVVISSRVPHTPTNDQWLYAFDGRKIALPDSNESTWPSLDFIHYHNDRVFERCA